A portion of the Drosophila innubila isolate TH190305 chromosome 3L unlocalized genomic scaffold, UK_Dinn_1.0 0_D_3L, whole genome shotgun sequence genome contains these proteins:
- the LOC117788886 gene encoding caprin homolog isoform X3 — MPSAATTFTNNNNNSKEKRASVSSIGASSSVGGGVGGGGSGGCNNSNASNGQHSSNTNLAECAKTVVVAAAATAAGSGGSQTDLTNNNNVNAKTLKLTAAAAAAAEPYNPMKQILVTIEHKIRNLEKRKTKLESYRAIQSGGKELSSDQAAAVAKYDSVLATMEFARDFSKQTQQMFKEAEKEQKKQLRKDNQAKAVAETAKIRDLLVIQNVLTCFNDEQVRNDFLAGENGACKLEANELATLEKFCLEVQTRRPETAEDISFLTTAQKAAELFAMTINARAKPYGELTFEKVRAIFQQIQDCGYLDKYYLIPLADQGNSTDSGTVSGEGETLLNDAPVADPDTLISEPSAHNSLEEGLDKLSIGDAGAVLPELHQPERAHVLHESQHQRAPHDQQQQQLVVQQQAGVYNAAPAAAATGNTTPVHVVYASAPPQPQQAPPAPIQHPHPHQLLSSPVNLQALHQPQAGVAAVPSVAPQQQQPQQQQPQHFGPPTVRAVEHNYFKQAPLQPPQPTPQQQQQQQQQQQPLQPQQQQLFSPVLIHDQQRQQQQPMLIMTRLPPQQQQQQPQQQQQQQAPPAPQGIGMQPGDVTAVFPYDSAVVSYEQQLQQQLGLKQQQQQQPPQSKIEEQQQQQQTVNEVEEWHGRGGDTNAAATAALTNVLKTQSSVLVDQVVTPVPANNNNKWSSEMNAMSSAASNGSNSSNGNKQEWATPRDNSNGRGGGYDNNDTANNHWNNSAQQSQDNGNQVRRNSGNYQQQQQRRNGAGDERGRNGGGGGGGNYRTRQYGNSSSTQQNGRNSGVYFRNNESSGGGGSGAGNGAGGGGGNNNYYQNGGGGGGGVYNKESRYDSSGGGSYRGQRGGNQRNGNGPFGRPMGDRGRNTGGGSGPGNGGGGYINQRQSQQQQRMPLGLENKN, encoded by the exons ATGCCTTCGGCTGCTACCACAttcaccaacaacaacaacaatagcaaggAGAAACGCGCCTCGGTCAGCTCAATTGGTGCGAGCAGCAGCGTCGGCGGCGGCGTGGGTGGTGGCGGCAGCGGCGGCTGCAACAATAGCAACGCAAGCAACGGACAGCATAGCAGTAATACCAATCTAGCTGAATGTGCCAAGACTGTTGttgtcgcagcagcagcaactgcagctggtAGCGGAGGTAGCCAAACTGATttgaccaacaacaataatgtcAATGCCAAAACGCTGAAACTgactgctgccgccgccgcggCCGCTGAGCCGTACAATCCGATGAAGCAAATTCTGGTCACCATTGAGCACAAGATTCGCAACTTGGAGAAGCGTAAG ACCAAACTGGAATCGTATCGGGCGATACAGAGCGGAGGCAAGGAACTGAGCTCCGACCAGGCAGCTGCCGTGGCCAAATACGACTCTGTCCTGGCGACTATGGAATTTGCTCGCGACTTCTCCAAGCAAACGCAGCAGATGTTCAAGGAGGCCGAGAAGGAGCAGAAGAAACAGTTGCGCAag GACAACCAGGCCAAGGCGGTGGCTGAGACTGCCAAGATTCGCGATCTTTTGGTCATTCAGAACGTTCTCACCTGTTTCAACGATGAGCAGGTGCGCAATGATTTCCTGGCCGGTGAGAATGGCGCCTGTAAACTGGAAGCCAACGAACTGGCGACGCTTGAGAAGTT CTGCCTAGAGGTGCAAACTCGTCGCCCGGAGACGGCGGAGGACATAAGCTTTCTGACGACCGCCCAAAAGGCAGCCGAGCTCTTTGCCATGACGATCAATGCTCGGGCCAAGCCGTACGGTGAACTGACGTTCGAGAAAGTGCGCGCGATCTTCCAACAAATTCAGGACTGTGGCTATTTGGACAAGTACTATTTGATTCCTCTGGCGGATCAGGGCAACAGCACGGACAGCGGCACGGTAAGCGGTGAAGGTGAGACGTTGCTGAATGATGCGCCCGTTGCTGATCCGGATACGCTTATATCGGAGCCATCGGCACATAATTCATTGGAGGAAGGTCTGGACAAGCTGTCCATTGGCGATGCTGGCGCTGTCCTGCCGGAGCTGCATCAGCCGGAGCGTGCTCATGTACTGCACGAGTCGCAGCATCAACGTGCTCCCCatgatcagcagcagcagcaattggtTGTCCAGCAGCAGGCGGGCGTCTATAATGCTGCTCCGGCGGCTGCAGCTACGGGTAACACGACGCCTGTCCATGTGGTGTATGCATCAGCACCACCACAGCCACAGCAGGCACCGCCAGCGCCAATCCAGCATCCACATCCGCACCAGCTGCTGAGCAGCCCCGTGAATCTCCAGGCCTTGCACCAGCCCCAGGCGGGCGTTGCCGCTGTGCCATCGGTGGccccacagcaacaacagccacagcagcagcaaccacaacactTTGGGCCACCCACTGTGCGCGCTGTGGAGCATAATTACTTCAAGCAAGCGCCGCTGCAGCCACCACAGCCaacgccacaacaacaacagcagcagcag caacagcagcagccactgcaaccacagcaacaacaattgttctCGCCTGTGTTGATACACGATCagcaacgccaacaacaacaaccgatGCTGATCATGACACGTTtgccaccacaacaacaacagcagcaaccacagcaacaacaacagcaacaggcacCACCTGCTCCTCAGGGAATTGGCATGCAACCAGGTGATGTCACCGCAGTGTTCCCTTATGACAGTGCCGTGGTCAGCTacgagcagcagctgcaacaacagttgggactgaagcaacaacagcagcaacagccaccaCAGTCAAAGATTgaggaacaacagcagcaacagcagactGTAAATGAGGTGGAGGAGTGGCATGGACGTGGTGGCGACACaaatgcagctgccacagctgcgCTGACCAATGTGCTCAAGACCCAATCATCGGTATTGGTGGATCAGGTGGTGACACCTGTtcctgccaacaacaacaacaagtggagCAGCGAAATGAATGCGATGAGCAGCGCAGCATccaatggcagcaacagcagcaatggcaacaagcAGGAATGGGCCACGCCCAGGGACAATAGCAACGGACGTGGAGGTGGCTATGACAACAACGATACTGCCAACAATCATTGGAACAACTCCGCACAGCAGTCCCAGGATAATGGCAACCAGGTGCGACGCAATTCCGGTAAttaccaacagcagcagcaacgtcgCAATGGCGCCGGAGACGAGCGTGGACGTAAcggaggaggaggcggaggTGGCAACTATCGCACCCGACAATACGGTAATTCGTCGTCAACGCAGCAGAATGGACGCAACAGTGGCGTCTATTTCCGCAACAATGAGTCGAGTGGAGGAGGCGGAAGCGGCGCTGGCAACGGCGCCGGAGGTGgaggcggcaacaacaactactatcAAAacggcggtggtggtggtggtggagtTTACAACAAGGAATCACGCTATGATTCATCAGGTGGCGGCTCCTATCGCGGTCAGCGCGGCGGTAATCAGCGCAACGGCAACGGACCCTTTGGACGACCCATGGGGGATCGTGGACGCAACACGGGTGGAGGATCGGGGCCGGGCAACGGCGGCGGAGGTTACATTAATCAGCGTcaatcacagcagcagcaaagaaTGCCGCTGGGCTTGGAGAATAAAAACTAA
- the LOC117788891 gene encoding uncharacterized protein LOC117788891 isoform X1 — protein sequence MEALLKYRYSFLAGACAAGGSFFGKLPSFLSALHLLQPTTGFSYVEFALVQLLPIGLMLFCNVCNLRYFLKALQMSQQTLTATVLTAASNYVLSFILGALVYQEPLTTLSGIGMTLILAGLWFLCDTSADSTIQKRSEIKSKQS from the exons ATGGAGGCTCTACTAAAATACCGCTATAGTTTTTTGGCTGGCGCTTGCGCTGCCGGCGGCAGCTTTTTTGGCAAATTGCCCAGTTTTTTAAGCGCACTGCACTTGCTGCAACCAACAACCGGCTTTTCGTATGTGG AATTTGCACTAGTGCAATTGCTTCCAATTGGCCTAATGCTCTTTTGTAATGTGTGCAACCTGCGCTACTTCCTTAAGGCACTGCAAATGAGCCAACAAACACTAACGGCAACCGTTTTAACAGCCGCCTCCAATTACGTCTTATCG TTTATTTTAGGTGCACTCGTTTATCAGGAGCCGCTGACGACATTATCCGGCATAGGCATGACTCTTATATTGGCCGGACTATGGTTTTTATGTGATACGTCTGCGGACTCCACAATTCAGAAGAGATCTGAAATTAAGAGCAAGCAATCATGA
- the LOC117788886 gene encoding caprin homolog isoform X2 → MPSAATTFTNNNNNSKEKRASVSSIGASSSVGGGVGGGGSGGCNNSNASNGQHSSNTNLAECAKTVVVAAAATAAGSGGSQTDLTNNNNVNAKTLKLTAAAAAAAEPYNPMKQILVTIEHKIRNLEKRKTKLESYRAIQSGGKELSSDQAAAVAKYDSVLATMEFARDFSKQTQQMFKEAEKEQKKQLRKDNQAKAVAETAKIRDLLVIQNVLTCFNDEQVRNDFLAGENGACKLEANELATLEKFCLEVQTRRPETAEDISFLTTAQKAAELFAMTINARAKPYGELTFEKVRAIFQQIQDCGYLDKYYLIPLADQGNSTDSGTVSGEGETLLNDAPVADPDTLISEPSAHNSLEEGLDKLSIGDAGAVLPELHQPERAHVLHESQHQRAPHDQQQQQLVVQQQAGVYNAAPAAAATGNTTPVHVVYASAPPQPQQAPPAPIQHPHPHQLLSSPVNLQALHQPQAGVAAVPSVAPQQQQPQQQQPQHFGPPTVRAVEHNYFKQAPLQPPQPTPQQQQQQQFMQQMRPLAEVLGTGSFHFLQDSELDAPEVMPPQQQQQQAPPPQQLPVQGLVFEQQQQAQQSQNHVDEPQTITTLTFTNQSFPSLQQQQQQQQQQQQQPQQQQQQQAPPAPQGIGMQPGDVTAVFPYDSAVVSYEQQLQQQLGLKQQQQQQPPQSKIEEQQQQQQTVNEVEEWHGRGGDTNAAATAALTNVLKTQSSVLVDQVVTPVPANNNNKWSSEMNAMSSAASNGSNSSNGNKQEWATPRDNSNGRGGGYDNNDTANNHWNNSAQQSQDNGNQVRRNSGNYQQQQQRRNGAGDERGRNGGGGGGGNYRTRQYGNSSSTQQNGRNSGVYFRNNESSGGGGSGAGNGAGGGGGNNNYYQNGGGGGGGVYNKESRYDSSGGGSYRGQRGGNQRNGNGPFGRPMGDRGRNTGGGSGPGNGGGGYINQRQSQQQQRMPLGLENKN, encoded by the exons ATGCCTTCGGCTGCTACCACAttcaccaacaacaacaacaatagcaaggAGAAACGCGCCTCGGTCAGCTCAATTGGTGCGAGCAGCAGCGTCGGCGGCGGCGTGGGTGGTGGCGGCAGCGGCGGCTGCAACAATAGCAACGCAAGCAACGGACAGCATAGCAGTAATACCAATCTAGCTGAATGTGCCAAGACTGTTGttgtcgcagcagcagcaactgcagctggtAGCGGAGGTAGCCAAACTGATttgaccaacaacaataatgtcAATGCCAAAACGCTGAAACTgactgctgccgccgccgcggCCGCTGAGCCGTACAATCCGATGAAGCAAATTCTGGTCACCATTGAGCACAAGATTCGCAACTTGGAGAAGCGTAAG ACCAAACTGGAATCGTATCGGGCGATACAGAGCGGAGGCAAGGAACTGAGCTCCGACCAGGCAGCTGCCGTGGCCAAATACGACTCTGTCCTGGCGACTATGGAATTTGCTCGCGACTTCTCCAAGCAAACGCAGCAGATGTTCAAGGAGGCCGAGAAGGAGCAGAAGAAACAGTTGCGCAag GACAACCAGGCCAAGGCGGTGGCTGAGACTGCCAAGATTCGCGATCTTTTGGTCATTCAGAACGTTCTCACCTGTTTCAACGATGAGCAGGTGCGCAATGATTTCCTGGCCGGTGAGAATGGCGCCTGTAAACTGGAAGCCAACGAACTGGCGACGCTTGAGAAGTT CTGCCTAGAGGTGCAAACTCGTCGCCCGGAGACGGCGGAGGACATAAGCTTTCTGACGACCGCCCAAAAGGCAGCCGAGCTCTTTGCCATGACGATCAATGCTCGGGCCAAGCCGTACGGTGAACTGACGTTCGAGAAAGTGCGCGCGATCTTCCAACAAATTCAGGACTGTGGCTATTTGGACAAGTACTATTTGATTCCTCTGGCGGATCAGGGCAACAGCACGGACAGCGGCACGGTAAGCGGTGAAGGTGAGACGTTGCTGAATGATGCGCCCGTTGCTGATCCGGATACGCTTATATCGGAGCCATCGGCACATAATTCATTGGAGGAAGGTCTGGACAAGCTGTCCATTGGCGATGCTGGCGCTGTCCTGCCGGAGCTGCATCAGCCGGAGCGTGCTCATGTACTGCACGAGTCGCAGCATCAACGTGCTCCCCatgatcagcagcagcagcaattggtTGTCCAGCAGCAGGCGGGCGTCTATAATGCTGCTCCGGCGGCTGCAGCTACGGGTAACACGACGCCTGTCCATGTGGTGTATGCATCAGCACCACCACAGCCACAGCAGGCACCGCCAGCGCCAATCCAGCATCCACATCCGCACCAGCTGCTGAGCAGCCCCGTGAATCTCCAGGCCTTGCACCAGCCCCAGGCGGGCGTTGCCGCTGTGCCATCGGTGGccccacagcaacaacagccacagcagcagcaaccacaacactTTGGGCCACCCACTGTGCGCGCTGTGGAGCATAATTACTTCAAGCAAGCGCCGCTGCAGCCACCACAGCCaacgccacaacaacaacagcagcagcagttcaTGCAGCAAATGCGTCCGCTGGCCGAGGTACTTGGCACCGGCAGCTTCCACTTTCTGCAGGACAGCGAACTGGATGCGCCGGAGGTAATGCCTcctcagcagcaacagcaacaggcacCGCCGCCACAGCAATTGCCGGTGCAGGGATTAGTttttgagcaacaacaacaagcgcagCAAAGCCAGAATCATGTGGATGAACCGCAGACTATAACCACGCTGACCTTTACCAATCAGTCCTTCCCGTccctgcagcagcagcaacaacaacaacagcagcag cagcagcaaccacagcaacaacaacagcaacaggcacCACCTGCTCCTCAGGGAATTGGCATGCAACCAGGTGATGTCACCGCAGTGTTCCCTTATGACAGTGCCGTGGTCAGCTacgagcagcagctgcaacaacagttgggactgaagcaacaacagcagcaacagccaccaCAGTCAAAGATTgaggaacaacagcagcaacagcagactGTAAATGAGGTGGAGGAGTGGCATGGACGTGGTGGCGACACaaatgcagctgccacagctgcgCTGACCAATGTGCTCAAGACCCAATCATCGGTATTGGTGGATCAGGTGGTGACACCTGTtcctgccaacaacaacaacaagtggagCAGCGAAATGAATGCGATGAGCAGCGCAGCATccaatggcagcaacagcagcaatggcaacaagcAGGAATGGGCCACGCCCAGGGACAATAGCAACGGACGTGGAGGTGGCTATGACAACAACGATACTGCCAACAATCATTGGAACAACTCCGCACAGCAGTCCCAGGATAATGGCAACCAGGTGCGACGCAATTCCGGTAAttaccaacagcagcagcaacgtcgCAATGGCGCCGGAGACGAGCGTGGACGTAAcggaggaggaggcggaggTGGCAACTATCGCACCCGACAATACGGTAATTCGTCGTCAACGCAGCAGAATGGACGCAACAGTGGCGTCTATTTCCGCAACAATGAGTCGAGTGGAGGAGGCGGAAGCGGCGCTGGCAACGGCGCCGGAGGTGgaggcggcaacaacaactactatcAAAacggcggtggtggtggtggtggagtTTACAACAAGGAATCACGCTATGATTCATCAGGTGGCGGCTCCTATCGCGGTCAGCGCGGCGGTAATCAGCGCAACGGCAACGGACCCTTTGGACGACCCATGGGGGATCGTGGACGCAACACGGGTGGAGGATCGGGGCCGGGCAACGGCGGCGGAGGTTACATTAATCAGCGTcaatcacagcagcagcaaagaaTGCCGCTGGGCTTGGAGAATAAAAACTAA
- the LOC117788891 gene encoding uncharacterized protein LOC117788891 isoform X2, which produces MEALLKYRYSFLAGACAAGGSFFGKLPSFLSALHLLQPTTGFSYAEFALVQLLPIGLMLFCNVCNLRYFLKALQMSQQTLTATVLTAASNYVLSFILGALVYQEPLTTLSGIGMTLILAGLWFLCDTSADSTIQKRSEIKSKQS; this is translated from the exons ATGGAGGCTCTACTAAAATACCGCTATAGTTTTTTGGCTGGCGCTTGCGCTGCCGGCGGCAGCTTTTTTGGCAAATTGCCCAGTTTTTTAAGCGCACTGCACTTGCTGCAACCAACAACCGGCTTTTCGTATG CAGAATTTGCACTAGTGCAATTGCTTCCAATTGGCCTAATGCTCTTTTGTAATGTGTGCAACCTGCGCTACTTCCTTAAGGCACTGCAAATGAGCCAACAAACACTAACGGCAACCGTTTTAACAGCCGCCTCCAATTACGTCTTATCG TTTATTTTAGGTGCACTCGTTTATCAGGAGCCGCTGACGACATTATCCGGCATAGGCATGACTCTTATATTGGCCGGACTATGGTTTTTATGTGATACGTCTGCGGACTCCACAATTCAGAAGAGATCTGAAATTAAGAGCAAGCAATCATGA
- the LOC117788886 gene encoding caprin homolog isoform X1 — translation MPSAATTFTNNNNNSKEKRASVSSIGASSSVGGGVGGGGSGGCNNSNASNGQHSSNTNLAECAKTVVVAAAATAAGSGGSQTDLTNNNNVNAKTLKLTAAAAAAAEPYNPMKQILVTIEHKIRNLEKRKTKLESYRAIQSGGKELSSDQAAAVAKYDSVLATMEFARDFSKQTQQMFKEAEKEQKKQLRKDNQAKAVAETAKIRDLLVIQNVLTCFNDEQVRNDFLAGENGACKLEANELATLEKFCLEVQTRRPETAEDISFLTTAQKAAELFAMTINARAKPYGELTFEKVRAIFQQIQDCGYLDKYYLIPLADQGNSTDSGTVSGEGETLLNDAPVADPDTLISEPSAHNSLEEGLDKLSIGDAGAVLPELHQPERAHVLHESQHQRAPHDQQQQQLVVQQQAGVYNAAPAAAATGNTTPVHVVYASAPPQPQQAPPAPIQHPHPHQLLSSPVNLQALHQPQAGVAAVPSVAPQQQQPQQQQPQHFGPPTVRAVEHNYFKQAPLQPPQPTPQQQQQQQFMQQMRPLAEVLGTGSFHFLQDSELDAPEVMPPQQQQQQAPPPQQLPVQGLVFEQQQQAQQSQNHVDEPQTITTLTFTNQSFPSLQQQQQQQQQQPLQPQQQQLFSPVLIHDQQRQQQQPMLIMTRLPPQQQQQQPQQQQQQQAPPAPQGIGMQPGDVTAVFPYDSAVVSYEQQLQQQLGLKQQQQQQPPQSKIEEQQQQQQTVNEVEEWHGRGGDTNAAATAALTNVLKTQSSVLVDQVVTPVPANNNNKWSSEMNAMSSAASNGSNSSNGNKQEWATPRDNSNGRGGGYDNNDTANNHWNNSAQQSQDNGNQVRRNSGNYQQQQQRRNGAGDERGRNGGGGGGGNYRTRQYGNSSSTQQNGRNSGVYFRNNESSGGGGSGAGNGAGGGGGNNNYYQNGGGGGGGVYNKESRYDSSGGGSYRGQRGGNQRNGNGPFGRPMGDRGRNTGGGSGPGNGGGGYINQRQSQQQQRMPLGLENKN, via the exons ATGCCTTCGGCTGCTACCACAttcaccaacaacaacaacaatagcaaggAGAAACGCGCCTCGGTCAGCTCAATTGGTGCGAGCAGCAGCGTCGGCGGCGGCGTGGGTGGTGGCGGCAGCGGCGGCTGCAACAATAGCAACGCAAGCAACGGACAGCATAGCAGTAATACCAATCTAGCTGAATGTGCCAAGACTGTTGttgtcgcagcagcagcaactgcagctggtAGCGGAGGTAGCCAAACTGATttgaccaacaacaataatgtcAATGCCAAAACGCTGAAACTgactgctgccgccgccgcggCCGCTGAGCCGTACAATCCGATGAAGCAAATTCTGGTCACCATTGAGCACAAGATTCGCAACTTGGAGAAGCGTAAG ACCAAACTGGAATCGTATCGGGCGATACAGAGCGGAGGCAAGGAACTGAGCTCCGACCAGGCAGCTGCCGTGGCCAAATACGACTCTGTCCTGGCGACTATGGAATTTGCTCGCGACTTCTCCAAGCAAACGCAGCAGATGTTCAAGGAGGCCGAGAAGGAGCAGAAGAAACAGTTGCGCAag GACAACCAGGCCAAGGCGGTGGCTGAGACTGCCAAGATTCGCGATCTTTTGGTCATTCAGAACGTTCTCACCTGTTTCAACGATGAGCAGGTGCGCAATGATTTCCTGGCCGGTGAGAATGGCGCCTGTAAACTGGAAGCCAACGAACTGGCGACGCTTGAGAAGTT CTGCCTAGAGGTGCAAACTCGTCGCCCGGAGACGGCGGAGGACATAAGCTTTCTGACGACCGCCCAAAAGGCAGCCGAGCTCTTTGCCATGACGATCAATGCTCGGGCCAAGCCGTACGGTGAACTGACGTTCGAGAAAGTGCGCGCGATCTTCCAACAAATTCAGGACTGTGGCTATTTGGACAAGTACTATTTGATTCCTCTGGCGGATCAGGGCAACAGCACGGACAGCGGCACGGTAAGCGGTGAAGGTGAGACGTTGCTGAATGATGCGCCCGTTGCTGATCCGGATACGCTTATATCGGAGCCATCGGCACATAATTCATTGGAGGAAGGTCTGGACAAGCTGTCCATTGGCGATGCTGGCGCTGTCCTGCCGGAGCTGCATCAGCCGGAGCGTGCTCATGTACTGCACGAGTCGCAGCATCAACGTGCTCCCCatgatcagcagcagcagcaattggtTGTCCAGCAGCAGGCGGGCGTCTATAATGCTGCTCCGGCGGCTGCAGCTACGGGTAACACGACGCCTGTCCATGTGGTGTATGCATCAGCACCACCACAGCCACAGCAGGCACCGCCAGCGCCAATCCAGCATCCACATCCGCACCAGCTGCTGAGCAGCCCCGTGAATCTCCAGGCCTTGCACCAGCCCCAGGCGGGCGTTGCCGCTGTGCCATCGGTGGccccacagcaacaacagccacagcagcagcaaccacaacactTTGGGCCACCCACTGTGCGCGCTGTGGAGCATAATTACTTCAAGCAAGCGCCGCTGCAGCCACCACAGCCaacgccacaacaacaacagcagcagcagttcaTGCAGCAAATGCGTCCGCTGGCCGAGGTACTTGGCACCGGCAGCTTCCACTTTCTGCAGGACAGCGAACTGGATGCGCCGGAGGTAATGCCTcctcagcagcaacagcaacaggcacCGCCGCCACAGCAATTGCCGGTGCAGGGATTAGTttttgagcaacaacaacaagcgcagCAAAGCCAGAATCATGTGGATGAACCGCAGACTATAACCACGCTGACCTTTACCAATCAGTCCTTCCCGTccctgcagcagcagcaacaacaacaacagcagcagccactgcaaccacagcaacaacaattgttctCGCCTGTGTTGATACACGATCagcaacgccaacaacaacaaccgatGCTGATCATGACACGTTtgccaccacaacaacaacagcagcaaccacagcaacaacaacagcaacaggcacCACCTGCTCCTCAGGGAATTGGCATGCAACCAGGTGATGTCACCGCAGTGTTCCCTTATGACAGTGCCGTGGTCAGCTacgagcagcagctgcaacaacagttgggactgaagcaacaacagcagcaacagccaccaCAGTCAAAGATTgaggaacaacagcagcaacagcagactGTAAATGAGGTGGAGGAGTGGCATGGACGTGGTGGCGACACaaatgcagctgccacagctgcgCTGACCAATGTGCTCAAGACCCAATCATCGGTATTGGTGGATCAGGTGGTGACACCTGTtcctgccaacaacaacaacaagtggagCAGCGAAATGAATGCGATGAGCAGCGCAGCATccaatggcagcaacagcagcaatggcaacaagcAGGAATGGGCCACGCCCAGGGACAATAGCAACGGACGTGGAGGTGGCTATGACAACAACGATACTGCCAACAATCATTGGAACAACTCCGCACAGCAGTCCCAGGATAATGGCAACCAGGTGCGACGCAATTCCGGTAAttaccaacagcagcagcaacgtcgCAATGGCGCCGGAGACGAGCGTGGACGTAAcggaggaggaggcggaggTGGCAACTATCGCACCCGACAATACGGTAATTCGTCGTCAACGCAGCAGAATGGACGCAACAGTGGCGTCTATTTCCGCAACAATGAGTCGAGTGGAGGAGGCGGAAGCGGCGCTGGCAACGGCGCCGGAGGTGgaggcggcaacaacaactactatcAAAacggcggtggtggtggtggtggagtTTACAACAAGGAATCACGCTATGATTCATCAGGTGGCGGCTCCTATCGCGGTCAGCGCGGCGGTAATCAGCGCAACGGCAACGGACCCTTTGGACGACCCATGGGGGATCGTGGACGCAACACGGGTGGAGGATCGGGGCCGGGCAACGGCGGCGGAGGTTACATTAATCAGCGTcaatcacagcagcagcaaagaaTGCCGCTGGGCTTGGAGAATAAAAACTAA